One window of Bacillus sp. THAF10 genomic DNA carries:
- a CDS encoding alpha/beta hydrolase, with translation MWKWEAENPKGTIVIVHGAQEHHGRYTWLMDQWKKNGFSVIMGDLPGQGLSTRRRGHIDNFDEYIEEVEKWIKEAYLLKPPVFIFGHSMGGLAVIRTLQEKSPLLVEGVILSSPCLKLLHHPTKGLDVLSKGLNFILPKIKFETGLTIDKATRNEEVRKVASGDALYITKVSVRWYRELVQSMNLAFTGIDKFPDIPVLMMQAGDDLIVDKFASETWFNSLGVKEKNYKEWEGLYHEIFNEPERDRVFRYAKAFVNLQIEGSD, from the coding sequence ATGTGGAAATGGGAGGCGGAAAATCCAAAAGGTACCATTGTGATTGTCCATGGCGCACAAGAGCATCATGGCAGGTATACGTGGTTGATGGATCAGTGGAAGAAAAATGGATTTAGTGTCATCATGGGGGATTTGCCAGGGCAAGGACTTTCCACTCGTAGAAGAGGACATATTGATAACTTTGATGAATATATAGAAGAAGTGGAAAAATGGATCAAAGAGGCCTATCTTCTAAAGCCGCCTGTCTTTATTTTTGGACATAGTATGGGTGGACTTGCCGTAATTAGAACCCTTCAGGAAAAAAGTCCATTGTTGGTAGAGGGAGTTATTTTGTCTTCTCCATGCTTGAAGCTGCTTCACCATCCTACAAAAGGATTGGATGTTCTCTCAAAAGGGCTGAATTTTATTTTGCCGAAAATAAAATTTGAAACAGGTCTGACAATTGATAAAGCAACAAGAAATGAAGAAGTAAGAAAGGTTGCTTCTGGAGATGCTTTATATATAACTAAAGTTTCTGTTCGTTGGTACCGAGAGCTTGTCCAATCCATGAACCTGGCTTTTACCGGAATTGACAAATTTCCAGATATACCAGTTCTAATGATGCAGGCAGGGGACGATTTGATTGTAGATAAATTTGCTTCTGAGACATGGTTTAATTCCCTCGGAGTAAAAGAAAAAAACTATAAAGAATGGGAAGGACTTTATCACGAAATCTTTAATGAACCAGAGCGGGACCGGGTTTTCCGGTACGCCAAAGCGTTTGTGAACCTACAAATTGAAGGAAGTGATTAA
- a CDS encoding gamma carbonic anhydrase family protein has translation MYKIYPYLEKTPQIDETVYLADFSVVTGDVTIGKESSIWFHTVIRGDVAPTIIGDRVNIQDQSLLHQSPNNPMIIEDDVTVGHQCTLHSAIVRKNALIGMGSIILDGAEIGEGAFIGAGSLVPPGKKIPANSLAFGRPAKVVRELTEEDKLDMARIRREYVEKGQFYKSVQK, from the coding sequence ATGTATAAAATATACCCATATCTTGAAAAAACACCACAAATTGATGAAACTGTTTATCTAGCAGACTTCTCCGTAGTCACCGGTGATGTAACGATAGGTAAAGAGAGCAGCATCTGGTTTCATACTGTCATTCGCGGGGATGTTGCACCAACCATCATTGGTGACCGAGTGAATATCCAAGATCAATCTCTGCTTCACCAAAGTCCTAACAACCCCATGATTATTGAAGATGATGTCACAGTTGGACATCAATGTACCTTACATAGTGCGATTGTTCGAAAAAACGCCTTGATTGGCATGGGATCGATCATTTTAGATGGTGCCGAAATCGGAGAAGGAGCGTTTATTGGAGCGGGAAGCCTCGTTCCTCCCGGGAAAAAAATCCCTGCTAACTCTCTAGCCTTTGGCCGCCCTGCTAAAGTGGTAAGGGAACTAACAGAGGAAGATAAGTTAGATATGGCCAGAATAAGAAGAGAGTACGTCGAAAAAGGGCAATTTTATAAATCAGTCCAAAAATAA